The genomic window GCGCCCGCGTCCGGCGAGCATCCGCGAGCCCCGCGAACCAGAGCTCGTCGCCGGCCCTCTTCAGGGGAGGACATCCGCGGCCCGGGGGACTTCGCCCATGAGCACGCTGCAGCGTCTGACCGACCGAGGCCTGGTGAGGCCGCCGCGGTGGCTGCCGGGGAATGTCCAGTACGAGACGATCATGGGATCGGTCGCGTACGGCGTGTCCTCGGACACGAGCGACGTGGACGTCTACGGCTGGGCGATCCCGCCGAAGGACGACGCCTTCCCGCACCTCCGGGGCGAGGTCGCCGGCTTCGGCACGCCGCGGCCCCGGTTCGAGCAGTTCCAGGAGCATCACATCCGGGACGACGACGCGCTCGGCGGCCGCGGGCGGACGTATGACGTGACGATCTACGGGATCGTCAAGTTCTTCAGCCTGGCGATGGAGAACAACCCGAACATCCTGGACAGCCTGTTCACGCCGGCCAACTGCGTCCTGCACAGCACGCAGGTCGGCAACCTCGTCCGCGAGAACCGCCGCATCTTCCTGCACCGGGGGGCCTGGCCGAAGTTCAAGGGCTACGCATATTCGCAGTTGCACAAGATTTCGATCAAGACGCCCCGGGGCAAGCGGGCCGGGCTCGTGGGGCGGCACGGCTACGACGTCAAATTCGCGTACCACGTCGTCCGGCTGCTCGGCGAGGTCGAGATGATCCTGACCGAGGGGGACATCGACCTCCAGCGCAACAACGAGCCGCTCAAGGCCATCCGCCGGGGCGAGTGGACCGAGGAGCGGCTCCGCGCCTGGTGCGCGGAGAAGGAGTCGCACCTCGAGCGGGCGTACGCCGAGAGCACGCTCCCGGCGTCGCCCGACGAGCCGAGGATCCGCCGGCTCCTCCTCGATTGCCTGGAGCAGCACTACGGCAGCCTCGAGGGATGCGTCGTGGACCCCGACCGGGCCGTGGCCGCCCTGCGGGCCATCCAGGCGGAGCTGGAACGCGTGAGGGACCTGCTATGACCGACATCGTGAACGCCGAGGCGATGCGGAGGCTCTGGGAGGTGGCGGATGGGCATCCGTATCCGCTCCTCTTCGCGACGATCAGCGGGGCCCACCTCTACGGCTTCCCCTCTCCCGACTCGGACTACGACCTGCGCGGCTGCCACCTCCTGCCGCTCCGCGAGGTCGTGGGCCTGGATGCCGGCCGGGAGACGATCGAGGTCGAGCGGAAGGAGGAGGGCTTCGAGCTCGACCTGGTCTCGCACGACGCCCTCAAGTTCTTCCGTCTCCTCCTCAGGAAGAACGGCTACGTGCTGGAGCAGGTCCTCTCGCCGCTGGTCGTCCTCTCGACGCCCGAGCATGAGGAGCTGAAGGCGATCGCCCGGGGCTGCGTCACGAGGCACCACAGCCACCACTACTTCGGCTTCGCCGAGACCCAGTGGAGGCTCTTCGAGAAGGAACGGCCCCGCCGCGTGAAGCCCCTGCTGTACGCCTACCGCGTCCTCCTGACTGGCATCCACCTGATGCGCACCGGCGAGGTGGAGGCGGACCTCGTGCGGCTCGCGGACGAGGCCCGCCTGGGTCACGTCGCCGACCTGATCGCGCAGAAACTCTCCGGGCCGGAGCGGGCGACGCTGGACGCGTCCGACGTGGATTTCCATCGCCGGGAGTACGAGCGGCTCCGCGGCGAGCTGGAGTCGGCCCACCAGGCGAGCCGGTTGCCCGAGGGGCCGACGTCCAGGGCTGCGCTCAACGATCTGCTGGTGAGGCTCCGGCTGAAACCGGCCGGCGACGAACACGGATGATGCGGGATAGGGGCGGGGTCGGCCCGCCGAGCCTCGCCGCGAGGCCATCGGAGCGGAAGGCCGGGCTCGCATCCCTGCCGCGCGGCAAACCCGTCCGTCGGGCTGAAACCGGCACGGATCTCGCGCGGATCATACAAGGATGAGCCGGGTGTTTCCCGAGACGACCCGCGAACGCTCCTTGACAACTCGGCAGCGGTGAATGCGAGGCGTGAGCGGGGACGGAGCTCCGCCCGCCAGCGGGCCACGGCGTACGCAGGGCGACAAATCTCCCGAGAGAAACAGGGGCGGCGAAGCCGTCCTTTTCTCGCCGCAAGTCGATCCCACAAAAGGATCAGAGCTTAACCCATCAAAGAAAATTAAAACGACAACCAAAGCCACCGAAGTGGGCGACCCGGGCCGCCCGATGGTCCACAAGCTCGCCTCGAGGCTTCGGCATGTCGCGATCGGGAGGTGGCCGGTGCCGGCGATCATTATCATGGCACTGGGCTTTCCAGGCGGTCCGCAGCGTCGGGGCGTACCACCAGGTAGATCATGGCTCCTGGCCTTCGTGAGACGATACGGGG from Aquisphaera giovannonii includes these protein-coding regions:
- a CDS encoding nucleotidyltransferase domain-containing protein, with translation MSTLQRLTDRGLVRPPRWLPGNVQYETIMGSVAYGVSSDTSDVDVYGWAIPPKDDAFPHLRGEVAGFGTPRPRFEQFQEHHIRDDDALGGRGRTYDVTIYGIVKFFSLAMENNPNILDSLFTPANCVLHSTQVGNLVRENRRIFLHRGAWPKFKGYAYSQLHKISIKTPRGKRAGLVGRHGYDVKFAYHVVRLLGEVEMILTEGDIDLQRNNEPLKAIRRGEWTEERLRAWCAEKESHLERAYAESTLPASPDEPRIRRLLLDCLEQHYGSLEGCVVDPDRAVAALRAIQAELERVRDLL
- a CDS encoding nucleotidyltransferase domain-containing protein; this translates as MTDIVNAEAMRRLWEVADGHPYPLLFATISGAHLYGFPSPDSDYDLRGCHLLPLREVVGLDAGRETIEVERKEEGFELDLVSHDALKFFRLLLRKNGYVLEQVLSPLVVLSTPEHEELKAIARGCVTRHHSHHYFGFAETQWRLFEKERPRRVKPLLYAYRVLLTGIHLMRTGEVEADLVRLADEARLGHVADLIAQKLSGPERATLDASDVDFHRREYERLRGELESAHQASRLPEGPTSRAALNDLLVRLRLKPAGDEHG